The Asticcacaulis sp. EMRT-3 region TGCCCCAGATAGGCACCGTCCGAAATGCACAGCAGAGCTTCGTGCGCCGAATAGAGATCCTCCGTCGCAAACTGCACATCATTGGTGGCTACCAGCGGCACATCATGGGCATAGGCGAATTCCACCAGCCCCACCTCGGCAGGACCGCCCCTGGCTCCACCGTTCAGGCTACCGTCATGACGTTGTAATTCGATATAAAAGCGATCCCCGAAAGCCGCCTGCATGGCCTGCAAGGCCACCTTCGCTTCATCGGGCCGGTTTTGCCGGTACAGCACGTCAATCGGCCCATCAGGCCCGCCGGACAACAGAATCAGCCCTTCATGATGCGCCGCCACCATCTCCCACGGCACGAATTGCTCATCAGCGGAATCAACATAGGCATGGGAAGACAGTCTGGTGAGATTGAGATAGCCCTGCTGGTTTTGCGCCAACAGGACAAGCGTAGGAATACGCGCCCACCGCTCCGTGCCGGTGCCACCAATGCCCTTAACCGGCAGGGCGCAACCGATAATCGGCTGGATACCCGATTCCTTACAGATTTGAGAAAACTCAAGCGCGCCGAACAGATTGCAGCGATCTGCGATACCAACAGCCGCCATACCCTGCTTCTGCGCCAGCTTGCCCATATCATAGGCCTTGATCGCGCCTTCGAGCAGCGAATAGGCCGATCTGACCCGCAGATGGATAAACTCATCACTCACGGCGCGCACTCCCACACATGCTGACGCCCGGATGTTTCAGCGGCTCAGGCCGCCAGCGACACCACATGGCAGACGAGGACAACAAAGCCCGTAACGGCGGCGAATGACAACAGGTTATGCAGCGTGCTGACCATTTTTCCACATCCTCTTAATGTTCGACTTACGTTCTAAATTCTCTTTTTGTTCTTTATTCTTGTTTTGTTCCGCACGCAAGCGTCTTTTTTATCCCCAAAGAGAACAAAATAAAAACCGGTTGATAAGATTGTGGATTTTCAGCGGTTCTGATTTGGCGCGCCGGTCAGGCCGGCACCAGCCGCCCATTCTCAAGCCGCACGATGCGATCCATATGTGCCGCCAGTTCGACATTGTGCGTAGCAATGACAGCGCCGACGCCCTGCGCCTTGATGATGGTTTTCAGCGCTTCGAAAACCTGCTGTGACGTGACCGGGTCGAGATTACCGGTCGGTTCATCCGCCAGCAGAAGCCGCGGCTGATTGGCCAGGGCACGGGCAATGGCCACGCGCTGCTGTTCGCCGCCCGACAACTGCCCCGGCAGGTGATCGAGCCGTTCGCCCAAGCCCAAGGCCGACAGAAGTTCACGGGCCCTGGCCTCGCTGTCGGCGGGCTTTCGGCCCAGAATATTCTGCGGCACCATCACATTGCCAAGCGCGGTGAATTCCGGCAGCAGATGGTGAAACTGATACACAAAACCAATATGATGCAGGCGCGCGCGCGTCCGCACGGCTTCGCTGGCACCGGCATAGTTTATGCCGTCGATCATGATCTGCGCGCCCGGTGCGGCTTCGAGCAGGCCTGCGGCGTGCAGCAGCGATGACTTGCCTGAGCCGGAAGGCCCGACCAGCCCCACCAGTTCGCCAGCCTCGACATCGAGATCGGCTCCTTTCAGCACGGCCAGTTTTCGCCCGTCGCCGATATCGTAATCACGAGTCAGACCCTTGAGGCTCAAGACCTTATTCATAGCGAAGTGCCTCCACCGGTTCGAGCTTGGACGCCCACAAGGCCGGGAAGAAGGTGGATATACTGGCCGCCAAAAGCGAGGCCACCACCACGAAGATCACCTCGGACGGCTCCATCTTGGCGGGCACATGATCGAGATAATAGATGTCCTTGTTGAACAGCGAAGTATGGAACAACCATTCGAGGAAGTCCTGAATCTGGCGGATAAAGGTGCAAAACAGCACGCCGATCAACAGACCGCTGAAGGTGCCCGTGGCACCAATCGTCGTACCGGTCAGGAAAAAGATGCGTGAAATCGCGCTCCGGTCCGCCCCCATCGTGCGCAGGATCGCCACGTCGCGCGTCTTGTTTTTGACCAGCATGACGATGCCGGAAATAATGTTGAGCATGGCGATAATGACGATGAAAAACAGGATGAAACGCATGGCGTTACGCTCAACCTTCAGCGCACCCCACAAGGGCGCGTTCTGCTCTTTCCAGGTGGCGATCACCGCCCCCTGCCCCGCCGCCTGATGCAGGGCCGGCAGGTAGGACTCGATGTCATAGGGCTTGTCCACCTTCAGCTCGACCGTGTCCCATTCATCCTCGCGGTCGAAGAAGAGCTGCGCCTGCTGGATTGGCATATAGACGAAGCTTTTGTCGATCTCGCTGACACCGCTCTTGAACACGCCGCCCACCGTATAGACCTTGCGGCGCGGCGTGGCCCCAAAGGCGGTCGAGCCGCCCGGCGACACTAGAGTCACCTGATCGCCCGGCAACAGGCCCAGTTCATTGGCCAGGCCATCGCCCACCAGCACCACATTGCCACCATAGTCACCGACGCCGAACTGCGCCATCGAGCCGCCTTTCTCGATGGTGCCGGAAACGATCGGCGTCTTTTTCAGGTCTTCAGGCACGACGCCGCGCATATAGGCGAGACTTGTTTCGCCATGCGCACTTTCGATCAGGCCCGGCGAATCGATCAGCGGTGTGGCTTCGGTGACGCCCGGTACAGCCTTCAGGCGCTTCAGCATATCATCACGGTGGGCGAAATCATCGATCACCTGACCGCCGACATAGGCATGACCGCCAAAGGCCAGGGTGCGCGACATCAGTTCGTCGCGGAAACCGTTCATGATCGACAAAACGCAGATCAGCGCCGTCACCGCCAGCGTAATCCCAACAAAAGAGATGATGGCGATCACCGCAATACCGCCATCCTTGCGCTTGGTGCGCAAATAACGCATGGCCAGGTCGATTTCCCAGCGCTTAAAGGCGAACATCGACAGGACAGCGTTCATGGCGATCAGGCTTTCGTCAACTGAGC contains the following coding sequences:
- a CDS encoding lipoprotein-releasing ABC transporter permease subunit; the protein is MNAVLSMFAFKRWEIDLAMRYLRTKRKDGGIAVIAIISFVGITLAVTALICVLSIMNGFRDELMSRTLAFGGHAYVGGQVIDDFAHRDDMLKRLKAVPGVTEATPLIDSPGLIESAHGETSLAYMRGVVPEDLKKTPIVSGTIEKGGSMAQFGVGDYGGNVVLVGDGLANELGLLPGDQVTLVSPGGSTAFGATPRRKVYTVGGVFKSGVSEIDKSFVYMPIQQAQLFFDREDEWDTVELKVDKPYDIESYLPALHQAAGQGAVIATWKEQNAPLWGALKVERNAMRFILFFIVIIAMLNIISGIVMLVKNKTRDVAILRTMGADRSAISRIFFLTGTTIGATGTFSGLLIGVLFCTFIRQIQDFLEWLFHTSLFNKDIYYLDHVPAKMEPSEVIFVVVASLLAASISTFFPALWASKLEPVEALRYE
- a CDS encoding ABC transporter ATP-binding protein yields the protein MNKVLSLKGLTRDYDIGDGRKLAVLKGADLDVEAGELVGLVGPSGSGKSSLLHAAGLLEAAPGAQIMIDGINYAGASEAVRTRARLHHIGFVYQFHHLLPEFTALGNVMVPQNILGRKPADSEARARELLSALGLGERLDHLPGQLSGGEQQRVAIARALANQPRLLLADEPTGNLDPVTSQQVFEALKTIIKAQGVGAVIATHNVELAAHMDRIVRLENGRLVPA